One stretch of Armigeres subalbatus isolate Guangzhou_Male chromosome 2, GZ_Asu_2, whole genome shotgun sequence DNA includes these proteins:
- the LOC134215181 gene encoding uncharacterized protein LOC134215181, giving the protein METKSTVPKSADSGMSAGIRSRRRNKNEKTLAEIASELVIFEGSRARCHIDAHSGCNYEQKTFDAQNFVRDCRIQHPEIALLKGLFKNQDTVIKKPRLIAKRPIAIDRQLFLEALLKLISYHNMPLASLDWEGFKLIIDPIADALKFKINRSNVKNHLTMAADKIRQAMKEEMSKKLISLKIDSASRHNRSVLGINVQYCLSDVVVIRTLAMLEVSQRQTASFLKTRILEALKIYGVSLDQVFSVTVDNGANMCAAVRELKVEFERAMITEVMIEQDDNEDQDNVQRKLSAGLLDEFQNQINLIRCSVHTLQLAILDVVNKSNESVKAVTEIAKRTKNVKYKTNFKESSASYPPVWNVTRWCGIYHMMQSFVSQENFFKQLAEEYPELDLTEQWPFIQDYQHAFKPLYICTKTMQEAHVTLPDFYKQWLMALSEVRKLSNNQFAASLHESLTKRLTNLRNSQAFKMALYLDPRFNFCGSKLFTAGEKAEIQEYIISLYERIRRLRPPTSTDNTTSLNVSSTSESTSDSYGGFDDVMTELFGGSLISNEGSSTSRFMKQLKALEAEERQGHNYDVWNHWLARKHTHPELYAVAMVVLAAPSSQASVERSFSALGSILTDSRTGLGEGGEETLSNILMIKLNRDLFQKILPGLYDWKTFESEEPESLPTDTSS; this is encoded by the exons ATGGAAACTAAATCTACTGTACCAAAATCAGCTGACTCCGGAATGAGCGCAGGTATTCGCTCAaggagaagaaataaaaatgaaaaaacatTAGCTGAAATTGCATCCGAACTCGTTATTTTCGAAGGATCAAGAGCCCGCTGCCATATTGATGCGCATAGTGGTTGCAATTATGAACAAAAAACGTTTGATGCCCAAAACTTTGTGCGGGACTGCCGGATTCAACATCCAGAAATTGCTCTCCTGAAAGGGCTTTTCAAAAATCAGGATACTGTCATAAAAAAACCTCGACTAATAGCGAAGCGACCAATCGCTATTGATCGGCAGCTGTTCTTGGAGGCTCTTTTAAAACTTATTTCCTACCATAACATGCCGCTTGCCAGTCTAGACTGGGAAGGATTTAAGCTAATAATCGATCCGATTGCTGATGCATTGAAGTTCAAGATTAATAGATCCAATGTCAAAAATCATCTTACCATGGCAGCAGACAAAATCAGGCAGGCGATGAAGGAGGAGATGTCAAAAAAGTTAATCAGCCTGAAAATTGATTCCGCCTCACGTCACAACCGTAGCGTTCTGGGAATCAACGTCCAGTACTGCTTGTCAGACGTTGTTGTCATTCGTACTCTGG CAATGCTAGAAGTTTCTCAACGCCAAACTGCAAGTTTTCTCAAAACAAGAATTCTCGAAGCTCTGAAGATTTACGGTGTATCTCTTGACCAAGTGTTCTCCGTGACTGTCGACAATGGAGcaaatatgtgtgctgctgtGAGAGAGCTGAAAGTAGAATTTGAACGAGCCATGATAACAGAGGTAATGATTGAGCAGGACGATAACGAAGATCAAGATAATGTGCAGCGAAAACTATCGGCTGGCTTACTTGATGAGTTTCAAAATCAAATAAACCTCATTCGGTGCTCCGTTCATACGCTTCAATTGGCCATTCTCGACGTAGTGAACAAGTCGAATGAAAGTGTCAAGGCAGTGACAGAAATAGCGAAACGAACTAAGAACGTCAAATACAAAACCAACTTTAAGGAGTCGTCGGCGTCATATCCACCGGTCTGGAATGTCACACGGTGGTGTGGCATTTACCATATGATGCAGAGCTTTGTCTCTCAGGAAAACTTCTTCAAACAGCTGGCAGAAGAGTATCCAGAGTTag ATCTGACAGAACAGTGGCCGTTCATTCAAGATTACCAACATGCATTCAAACCTCTTTATATCTGTACCAAAACGATGCAGGAAGCTCACGTTACTTTGCCGGATTTCTACAAGCAGTGGCTAATGGCTCTAAGTGAAGTCCGCAAACTGTCAAATAACCAATTCGCTGCATCTCTACATGAATCATTGACAAAACGATTGACAAATCTTCGCAACTCACAAGCATTCAAAATGGCACTATATTTAGACCCACGCTTCAATTTCTGTGGATCCAAACTATTCACCGCAGGGGAGAAGGCGGAGATCCAg GAATACATTATTAGCCTGTACGAAAGAATTCGTCGGCTTCGTCCACCAACATCTACGGATAACACTACTTCACTCAACGTTTCTTCGACATCTGAATCAACATCTGATTCATATGGTGGCTTTGATGATGTTATGACGGAACTGTTTGGAGGGTCATTGATCTCGAATGAAGGTTCAAGCACGTCCAGATTTATGAAACAGCTTAAGGCTCTCGAAGCAGAAGAACGGCAAGGTCACAATTACGATGTATGGAATCACTGGTTAGCACGGAAACACACACATCCTGAGCTGTACGCTGTAGCAATGGTTGTACTTGCCGCACCTTCGAGCCAGGCATCTGTCGAACGCTCATTCAGCGCGCTAGGCTCGATTTTGACTGATTCTCGTACAGGACTGGGTGAAGGGGGTGAAGAGACATTGTCGAATATACTGATGATCAAACTCAATAGGGATCtgtttcagaaaattcttccaggtctGTATGATTGGAAGACTTTTGAGTCAGAAGAACCTGAAAGCTTGCCAACCGATACTTCTTCGTAA
- the LOC134215182 gene encoding dynein light chain Tctex-type 5-like yields MEQQPATTTAGPSSGAMATATTVPTLVAATAILPRKPSPNVNPSPGPKPGRFFGSAFNITNRYRANSSNLGKVSLAITNLKVINNVPLPPPICAMVANDTPPVLKYQPSYQLQSKNPFNREACEVILREALDKALQGVEYSSYFAPSLCQQICEDVKSRVKELNFERYKIVVTVTMGERYMQGLKSIAQFLWDPEKDSYVSCIYDSSPSLFAVATIYAIYFE; encoded by the exons ATGGAG CAACAACCAGCGACGACTACAGCTGGGCCAAGTTCTGGGGCAATGGCCACAGCCACTACAGTTCCGACACTGGTAGCGGCAACAGCTATTTTGCCCCGGAAGCCATCACCAAATGTGAACCCCTCGCCTGGACCCAAACCGGGACGTTTCTTTGGATCTGCTTTCAATATCACAAATCGGTACCGGGCCAACAGTAGCAACTTGGGGAAGGTTAGTCTGGCCATAACAAACCTCAAGGTCATCAATAACGTTCCGCTACCCCCACCAATTTGTGCCATGGTCGCCAACGATACGCCTCCGGTACTAAAATACCAACCGTCATATCAGCTACAATCAAAAAATCCCTTCAACCGGGAGGCCTGCGAAGTCATACTGCGGGAAGCATTAGACAAAGCTCTCCAGGGGGTGGAATACAGCTCCTATTTCGCACCATCCCTCTGCCAACAGATTTGCGAGGACGTTAAATCGAGAGTAAAGGAGCTGAACTTTGAACG ATACAAAATCGTTGTCACCGTTACGATGGGCGAACGGTACATGCAAGGACTGAAATCAATTGCCCAGTTCCTGTGGGATCCAGAAAAGGATAGCTACGTGTCCTGTATCTACGATTCTTCGCCGAGCTTGTTTGCCGTTGCCACCATATATGCGATATATTTTGAATGA